The sequence TTAATTGTGCGTATTAAACATATACTAAAttattgagtattttaattattataagagaACAAAAAATTCTATGctatttacaaaaatctaGTACTACAATACATAAAGGTCGAAAGTTTTATCGTAATAGTGAACACGATTTAAAGGCTTTTCTAGATAGATACaaacataaagaaataaaataaactgtaCAAAAACAATACACGTTCGTATTTTCCCTCCATTTTGCTTTTAGTGTGCAAATTGTCAAATTATTGTCTATTGCtcagtgtttaaaaaaattctagcgccatagtttattttatttcatgatGTTACACTCGTGTTAATAAAATAGcacgtttaaaattaaagaaatataaaatcttatattatCTTTAATCAGACTGTCCTTTATAAGATTTAGAATGTAATAAAGTGTTGCTACTCTCAAAATagctgaaaaataaaacacaatacaaactATAGTTTTCCTTACAACAGTCAAAGGTCGCTATCGACATAAAGTTTAAAGACACAAAACAtagctttattattttaagggtctgtttcacaatgtatggataacgtaccaaatagctatgcaatacaaattatttggaagGAAAAATTGTTCATTTgtcacttcatcggactcataacttatgatagactttatgtgacgaatagcgctatctgacagtcgtgaaacgcaacaatactGTTTTTCCTacgtaagtaataaatatctaatttGGAACtaatgtagaacttatccgtacagtGTGAAACAGACtctaaataatacaatattttttattcaatacataAACCTcgtaattttcaaaaaatgtaCTAATAAGAACTGTCAAATCATAGTAGGCGGAGGCGGTACTCTAGAGTACACGCTCCCATAGAGTACTCTCAAGCTCGAGATGCGCATAAGTATATGTGCATCTGTCTAAAATGTCTCTGTAATTAGGAGTAATCTGTAGCGACACCTACAATCAGTACAATGACGTCATACCATGAAACACGCTAACGAAGTTTTTCCTTTTAATCAGTTACTTGTTTCTCGGAACCACTTTGCCATCCCGAATCCATAGTATTTGTGTCGCTGTAGCAATGGTGGTGGTTTGTTTTCAACTCTTCCTTATTTATGTTCTCTGGCTCGTACTGTGAATCAGGACCAAGGCATTTTGCCTCCGGCTCGTTTGAATAAACTATCTCCGGACGTCCGTCTTCATCAGACAACAACGACTCGTCTGTGTTTGGCGACAAGGGTGAGATTATTGGAGCAAACTCTCTTTCTATCTGAGTTTTGGGACTGCGTTTAATCTTTAACGGGCTTATGTGCGGACGCATTTTTGGACTTCCCTCGACCCTGATGCTGGAGTTCAAATCTGACATTCGTCTGTCTTCAAATCGGCTCCCTCTCGATTCGTTCAATATGTCGCTCGTTCGGTCTCTTGAGTCATTCGTTCGTTCCATTCGGTCAATTCTCGACGATTCACTGATACGTTCGACTCGAGAATCGTTCAGTCTGTCCCTCGAATCACTCACATCCATATCGATTCTTTCGACGACCCTTGAAATCCTTGAATCGTTCAGTCTATCACTTCTGTCTATTCTGGAATCATTCATTCTCTCACAACGATCGATTCTAGAATCGTTCATTCTTTCAATTCTGGAATCGTTGTGCCTATCGCAACGCTCAGCTCTAGAATCGTTCATTCGGTCACTTCTATCCAATCTGGAATCGTTAATTCTGTCACATCTATCTATTCTGGAATCGTTCATTCTGTCACTTCTATCAATTCTGGAATCGTTCATTCGGTCGCTCCTATCAATTCTGGAATCGTTCATTCGGTCACTCCTATCAATTCTGGAATCGTTACTTCTGTCACTCCTATCAATTCTGGAATCGTTCATTCGGTCGCTCCTATCAATTCTGGAATCGTTACTTCTCTCACTCCTATCGTGTAATCTGTCTCTAGAATCGATTCGTTCAATTCTCTCAATATTTCGATCACTCATCCTCATAGAACTATTCAGTTGTTCAATCTGTTGTTCTGTCAAACGAATGGAACTATTCAAATCCGGACGCATCTTTTCTGACTTCTTGTCTGTTTGTCTTGGCCTACGTTTGGAACCGACTTGCGGTTGTGGTCGCTGCTGTCTTGTTAAGGTAAATGACCCGGTGTCTGATTCCGAAGTGGATTCTGGGTGATTCTCTATTGTCCCAACTAGAGCTGATAAGTTCGGATTTACACAACAATCCGCCTGAAAtggaaaataaatcaattgcAAAAACAAATCCAAAATTaacatgacatacatataCATCTTTGTATGTTAACGCAGCGCTCCATGGGCATATATGGAACTCATTTAAGGCACGAACAAAAAAGAAGAAGCTAAACAACACCGTTGAGCGtatgtataaacaaatgaataaagtattgaaaaaaaaaatattattaactggAAAGAAATAAgggacatatttttttttaatattgttttttgaatataaataatagcttAAGTGGATATAATACTCACGTTACAGCAACTGGACACGTCGGCAAAATAAACTTCAGACTCCGTGTTCTGATTCACTCCACGGTGACAGTCTTGCATGGAAgacctaaaaatattagtaacgacatttttactaaaaccCAAACGTACAGTATTTCCAAGtttcttaacctatatagtaatcttaatatatataaattacgtgtcacgttgtttgtccgctatggactcctaaactaccgaaccgatttcattcaaatttgcacaccgtgtgtagtttgatccaacttaagagataggatagcttacatctcaatttataaccgcaatattattttattgcaaaatatttgtttattatttaatagtcacaattctaacagatgccgctgtgttgaaagtaccaacgtttcacataagctacaatttaatgacataaccaccaaaagcatggtggtccccatgactggtgttctcctaccgtttcccttgaataggttactactatgtaatttaactaaaaccttagccatagcaacgcttggccggtctgctagtaataataataattaataaaaagaaaattaaaacaaatttaaaaagtttgctccctgtggcagtgtacctttaacgctggcagcatttccttgctgtattgcgatacttatttgttgagccaggaaagtaccagctcaccggtactatctactaggcgctaacttaaatcttttattagcGCCTGTACACTTGAACTCCACAGCTCAAGAGTCTCACACAAAAGACTGCCACaggaaccaaactttttaaatttgttataattaaattttaatgaatttgtaGCGACATCTACAATCTGCTTACAAATCACTAAGATGACGTCATACCCTGAAACGCGTTTAAGAAGTGAGCCACTGAGGCCTTCAagttaattcaaattaatttatcaatttaggtaacacaatgtacacttatgaacgtcaaaaagaaatatatattaaatgcttctaattttacatttactgccagttctcaaatcaagggcgtagaacggaagagaagaactggcaatacactctccgtcactctttttaaacgccgtgttttttttttaatgtttgtaaggagctgcaaccatgttctacatgacatcttaagtaattaatagttaattaataataaaacaacaaagatttgtcctttATCAGCAGTaagcatggtgaaatagaagCACGCAATTGTGTTTAGATTGGAGGAAAAGTACACCACCTTTCCTCTAcacattaaacaaaattaaactgacCTGATTGGAGATTGTTTATCATTTTGAAAAGCCAAATTTTCCTTGCCTTGTTTCTGACAAGAGTCGCCGCTTTGATctgaaactaaataaaattgatgagatttaagatttttgaagtgaaacttctttaggcgcatgagagTAAAATGTtaacggatgaaacgcaataataattttagcgTCACGAatatgtgcagcgtttttgtcaaagaaaagggagagagcgattcagaccgattgagagagagtgagaaggacgaattacctttaaaaattaaaatttcgtaaagagaatttatgaaatattagtattttatatttttatcaaaataattcattgaaatctcaaatgacgagttgtaaattaaaatggcacgtgtttttattatcgaagaaatagatttaaaaaaatatataatttgtattaattttcgtcacttaatattttaataaaaattaaattcctaacatatcttcctatttccctccctctaagtctcggaaatctaaagttttagatttgtataaatatgaacaagacttaaaaattagtttgccaaagaagtttcacttctgacatgtgtactttgtacgcacgcacttttttttagtatGCCCCTATTACCTAGctgcatttatattataaccaATGTATAAAAGTACTGGATTTGACTCCCggcaaaacaataaaacaagaTACAAAAATGCGTCCGCCTACTTATGAAACTTCAatcatataagaaaaatacctTTACTGCAGCTTTTCTGGTGAACACACTCCATTACATCATCCCTGCAATCCCGATGTATGTTCCCAGCACTGAGCCCCAAAGACCGGGGACAGTTCCTGTATGGGACCAAATGACCCCGCAAGGTGTTAAACCTCTCCTGGCCTTCTTCAGGATACATCTGCAATTCTTGATTTAGTCTGTATTCCGGATTCAGTCTCGCCAATTCCGGGTGCATTCTAACTAATTCCGGATTCACTCTGACTAATTCCGGGTTGATTCTGACTAAGTCGGGGTTGATTCTGACTAATTCCGGGTTGATTCGTTCTTGGCTGTGATAAGAGCTTCTCGTACACGTGTGCGGCTGTACGTTTGTGAGTTCGTGTGGGTTTATGGTTCTGTGTACGTCTATGTGATGGTGATGGAGAAGGGTCGTTGTCGCTGGATCTTGGTGATGGAGATGGTGTCTGAAAGgatataataattcatttccCTGTACCTCATTTCAAGGAAAGAGTGGAAATCGCTAAATGTGTTTCCGAGAATGTTAAAAGTTCTTATACAGATTTACGTATAcctcaaaataaaattgattaataattattcttaccGACTGCCACTCCTTCCTTGAGGGCTGTACGGTGGGGGAGGTCCCCAAACTCCAGTTTGGGCATCAAAACTGGTATTACCATCAGAGAAGCCTTCTTGATACCCGATTTGCCCCGGTTGAAAGTTTTGCGGTTGAAACTGGGAACTTTGAGCGAATTGTCCCGACTGACTGAACTGAGCCGACTGACTGAATTGGGCGGATTCGAACTGGGACGTCTGGGGGAATGTTCCAGAGGTTTGTCCCCGTTGAAAGGGTTGGTTGAAGTTGGGATAAGCTCGTTCTTCGTAAGATTGAGGCGGGTTTTGAGCTTGTTCCGTTTCACAGAATCCGTACGCGCTGTCACCCGACTGTGGAACGCCATCCATGCGGCAACGAGAACTGgaacaataaataagtttaattccGCGTTACGATTAACTATGactaaacgtattaatttaaacGTAACGTAAGAGTAATTCAATATAtaagtagaaaaataaaaattatgaaaatatttaaaatgttcatGGTAATAGAATCTTTATTTCTGTTACAACTTTTGCACCGACTATTAACactacacaaaaaaatactaagaaaaaaaaatgaataatacaacatacaaatctataatttattgtcaGTCATACAGTCtcttcaaatcaaaatcatttatttatataggtaacaaaggTACACTtaagaacgtcaaaaaataaatacatattaaatgcttctaattttagatttacagctagttctcaaatcaagggcgtaaaatggaagagaagaactggcaataaactctccgccactctttttttaaAGGCGCCAACTGTGTTGGCACCTGTAATCGACACTGTTAAAGATCCTATCCTATCCTtgcacaatatttttaaagtaaacatTCATCTatagttgtatttttaattagacgaagtcaactgacgtttacggtgttgtcagttttaaatgaaataaaaatagtgttgggACAAAGTGAATGATTGAAAAAACTcctgaattaattaattaacgtcGGTGATGGCACTAATCACCACGCCGCGCTTTGTCAAGCACCAgccgtcaaaaaactgattgtagttacatactACTAGTACCTATATCAcagcacttttatacaattttaaaatagaaataatattattttatagtttgaaatgattaactattcacactcattgttcatttatctgattgaacaagacCTGAACgtatcactattactttaaatatggcaacattattttacaaagtgacattagctactgtcagttggcttcgtctaattaaaaatacgactataagatataagattgtagcgccactgatttgtaatattttttaaacattctaatatgaatttattaaaagtctAAAAGTCATCACTTGATAATTgtcaatttttgaaataaaaataaaaaggttcatagttttattgaaatatttaatttgtgattACTCACTTTTGACTATTTCCCCTCGGCCATGGGAACCAGCTCCACGGGGATGTCTTTCTTCCTGAGCCTGGATTTGGCGAATACAAGTTTCCTATACgacctaaaaatatatatataaagaaaaatttagttCAGTGTATCTTCTCGTTGGGAATTTTAAAACGAATATTTCTGTtagtaatgaaaaaaaactaactaagTGCGACTCTCCTACGTCAAAAATGTCATAAATAGGACTTTGACATAAGGGAGTCAAATATACAAATCTTAGCGCTAAGTGTGACTCTCCTACgtcaaaaatgttaaaattggACTTTGACATAAGGGAGTCAAAGATCGCGCTAAGTctcatttttaaatgttcacCATAGACACAAAATCTACATCTAgaacttatataaattttgaaaatatcttACCAGGCGCCCAAAATCGATGTTGCAAACTGAAGTCCCAAGCAGGCTGAGTTGTATGACACTGCGGACAACAACTGCAGTTGTTCTGAAATTGTTGCATACAAcattatataactttttttacaaaCGACAACTTAACTTGGCTTGTTTAGTTATAAGGAGTACGCGAGCATCGGCTTATTCCATATTCTCTTCAAATGCGTTACTTCGAAGGAGATAAgcaaatcaaattaatttttaagatcATATAAAACGCACACACGCACGCCCACACATTACACATTCCCACACACACCTCaaccaataaattattagtaaattatctTTGTTAGTACATAATGTCTCTTCGTATACATGgtgaacattttattttaaaattgtaaatattatctttacaAAAAAGCTGTAGATTATcaactgttaaataaataaatacataatattttgtcaGAAGTTCTAAGAGAAAATTCCGTTAGCAATTTCGTTAAAAGAAGTTAATAACACAGTCGTCAATGGATTCGGAAATAGCAACAAACCTGTGCAGGTCTCCCAGTAGCGGGGGCAGCTTGTCCTGTTGGAGGTCTATACAAAGACCGGCAACGGAGTTCCAGCTGCTCCCAATACATCTTCTTTCGTTCATGACTGAAAAGAAAATTAggtagaataaaattatatagcaAATTATGATtctgcaattaaaaaaaaaacaaaaaaatataatcaccacaataatttttactcTATGACTACAGGAGTTATTTACTATTGTATACTCAACGCCTAGACAACCTGACACCGCGTCATTTACGACCTTGCCCTACTCCATGTCTCCCAGCAACACGCAGTCAATGGTGTCTTGTATTACTATAGCAACGTTGATGTCATAATCCAACACGCAAAATCGGTTCTTCcgttaatacaaataaactcTATATTTCCATCAAGTACATTGTCTAATCTGTTAATCTTTTCGCAGAATGTCATATAATTCAAATCAAAACGTGGATACAGTTTACAAacgtttatattaaatttattttataatcatgTTACAAACGCATCATAGAAGCAGCATCAGCCAACATTCGAGATCCGTGAGTCACTTTATCAATGAAGCTGATGAACTATCAGATTCCGAGCTCGTTAAACAGGTCAATGATGTTAAGCAGCAAATAAGAGTGCTCGCTTTGGAAAACGAAATCTTAGAAAAGACTATAATGAGGCTCGATCCGAGTTTAATGCATGGTATTCAACAAGCATTGGAGTTCGCTGCAAAGATGCAGAGCGGTTCATCCCTAAATGTTAACAGTTTCGTCAAATCGACGTCGAAACTGGGCATGGAATCTGTTACCAGCCCTTCTAGGATGCTGACAAGCCCTTCAAAAGTTTCAGCACGGCGTGTAGAATCATCAGGTAAGTTCAGTAGCACTGTTATTTTTGGCACCGGCCCAAGAGTTAATGTTCTAGAGCGATCGGAACTAGTCACCCTTGAAATGGAATTTCTTATCAACAACCTCGAGAAAGCGAGAAGTAAAGCGGCGAAACAGCACGCGCTACTAAAGGCGCAGCTCGAAGAAATCggtttacgtgaagttgaaattaaaaaatcgagTGATCTGTTCGAGACAGAAGTAATAGTTGAGGGTTGGGACAAAATCGCTCAGAGGATCCCCGCTGAAATATGGATCAGATTCATGACCGAATGGGTGAAAATGATAGATGGCCAAATAGGAAAGCTTAGATTGCGAACTAGTACTTTAAACACACAGTACAGTAAGTTCAAAGGGCAGATACGGGTCAAAGCCGAACTCAGCGAGAGTTTGCGACCCGTAGACTTCGATAAGTTGAAGATAGAAAACAACGAATGCGCTGAAATTATTGATATGAAAATACAGCAGCTGGCCGAGTTAAAAAAGATGACCGGTGATGCAAATTTAAACCTGACAATACATAAGAAGCTGATGATGGAACAGAATGGCTATTTGACGAATGTATTGAAAACTATCAAATTAAAGCACAAGCAAACGAAAGAGTTGGATAAAGAGAAAGACGTGATACAAGTCCAGGCTGACAGCTTAGCTCAGAGATTAGACGATGTTCGCAAGGTCAGACTCGCATATGAAGTGCCAGATGTGATGGACTATGTCAATATAAAGTCTGAAAtaactgatttaaaaaacaacatcAAAGTTCTAGAGAATAGAGCACACATACAACGAATTGCACTGACTTctttaaataagaaattgaATTTGATGATGAACTGACCACTATGAAACAGTaaactttaaacaattatgGAAACAAAAACCCtcttaatcataaaaaatgaATCTGGTCTTTAATTAAAGTACTCTATCATCTCTTTCTGACAAATTGTGTTTGCGCTGTGATAAATAGAGATGGATTACTACTTTAAACGGTGTTAGAACGGTGCAGtctagatttattttttatgaataaggtggttaatatttacaatagaaAATCTATTCAgtccatttaatatttaaaatctgtTTTAAATTGTGAGAATTTATGATgcgtattaattaataattaaagatgaTTTAGCTGGATGACAGGTTTTTATTGAAACGCTAACTGtagaaaatacaatacatagaCAAGAGACCTAGAAAAATCATTGCGATAACAAGCTATTGGTTTGTGTTTTGCAGTCTGCCAAGTCTCTggatttgtattaaatataaaatggtgTTAAAAAGCtaactatttattacagaatCTTAATGCTTTGTTTTTaagaaactataaaatatatacgacattttaaaagtttgcgCAGATACAATTGTGTTTAAAGAAATGTCCGGAatgaagaattagtaaaaacattttaacgtTTTTGTATTCTACATGTGCTAACAGTTTTTGAATGGTTTATAAAATGCTAAGCTAGTTAATATGAAAGTATTCTCACCTAAGCAGCTGATAAGCCAACATACAACTGAATATGCAGACGAGTACTGCTGTCACAGATAAGGCGAAAACACCTCGAAGACACCAATATAGGGCTCCGTGGACAACTCCACAATCGGTTACGCCTTCGAAAACGCACCGAACTCCTGGAACAAATGTCACTGAAAATTCTCTATACCtacctatttttaatatttttattactctttaatgttaatattctacggtttcgatatttgtaaatatgtgaggaacatgtatagtaacttttttagtatagtagtttattctaagagtacattgtcttcacatataattatttaacaaatgtaacaaaatattgtaaacctattttaaaagaggatgtgtggagtttctttcccattcttctccacacgaaactaccttttggaaggggcaactagaatcttctttatatttttttttgacgttcaaaagtgccattttagatggtctaattgaaataattgatttgactttgactttgacttagGTTCAGAGTTGAGATTTGCAGTTAGTACCTCCAATATGTCAAAATGGATGTTTTACTTAGGGCAACAATTTCGATAAAAGTTAATGTGATTCtagaaatacattaaattctttacaaaacaaaattttgtaataacttTGCTTTATATGATTCATTTgtagaaacaaatattatatatcattatttttttcttgccacagtttgtaaaatattattttgtttacacgATTTAAAGCGAATTCGTTTATTGGAATGTAAATTCCTTCCTAACTCAAATTTATTCCAAAATTTGGTAATAAATTTGCATTACGCGGTTCATTTCAAAtacattaaatcattattttttccttgcATAAGAATGTAcctaatattgtttttttttattcgtatattttttatacattttaagcGAATGCAATTATTGGAATTAAAATTCCTTGCAAAccaaaattttgtaataaatttacgttacattttacatataattataacatttataatcaGGTGATAAAAATCAAACCATCATCATCGCTACTGTGCTGTGAGTCGGGT is a genomic window of Pieris napi chromosome 13, ilPieNapi1.2, whole genome shotgun sequence containing:
- the LOC125055008 gene encoding uncharacterized protein LOC125055008 isoform X6, whose translation is MSMADVTSARSSPAPDACPECDTAASVTSDLHKYQVACTCKPASAQYACADDPGPPPPAKTDTPPALPPRPPTSVLATNRRNNASVGCNGNETSCRRKKYAWWCCGCGALAAALGGLLAAQHILLRAYTASPHHLETVPAAVPAAMLVLTGVCIMSLARRRNRYSYMVRKIKVVGACCLVCALTCVLVTITTTVIHMNKLQTLKFCEYTKLTRTCSCFSMPPDSQHSSDDDGVRCVFEGVTDCGVVHGALYWCLRGVFALSVTAVLVCIFSCMLAYQLLSHERKKMYWEQLELRCRSLYRPPTGQAAPATGRPAQNNCSCCPQCHTTQPAWDFSLQHRFWAPGRIGNLYSPNPGSGRKTSPWSWFPWPRGNSQNSRCRMDGVPQSGDSAYGFCETEQAQNPPQSYEERAYPNFNQPFQRGQTSGTFPQTSQFESAQFSQSAQFSQSGQFAQSSQFQPQNFQPGQIGYQEGFSDGNTSFDAQTGVWGPPPPYSPQGRSGSRHHLHHQDPATTTLLHHHHIDVHRTINPHELTNVQPHTCTRSSYHSQERINPELVRINPDLVRINPELVRVNPELVRMHPELARLNPEYRLNQELQMYPEEGQERFNTLRGHLVPYRNCPRSLGLSAGNIHRDCRDDVMECVHQKSCSKVSDQSGDSCQKQGKENLAFQNDKQSPIRSSMQDCHRGVNQNTESEVYFADVSSCCNADCCVNPNLSALVGTIENHPESTSESDTGSFTLTRQQRPQPQVGSKRRPRQTDKKSEKMRPDLNSSIRLTEQQIEQLNSSMRMSDRNIERIERIDSRDRLHDRSDRMNDSRIDRSDRMNDSRIDRSDRMNDSRIDRCDRINDSRLDRSDRMNDSRAERCDRHNDSRIERMNDSRIDRCERMNDSRIDRSDRLNDSRISRVVERIDMDVSDSRDRLNDSRVERISESSRIDRMERTNDSRDRTSDILNESRGSRFEDRRMSDLNSSIRVEGSPKMRPHISPLKIKRSPKTQIEREFAPIISPLSPNTDESLLSDEDGRPEIVYSNEPEAKCLGPDSQYEPENINKEELKTNHHHCYSDTNTMDSGWQSGSEKQVTD
- the LOC125055008 gene encoding uncharacterized protein LOC125055008 isoform X5, with amino-acid sequence MSMADVTSARSSPAPDACPECDTAASVTSDLHKYQVACTCKPASAQYACADDPGPPPPAKTDTPPALPPRPPTSVLATNRRNNASVGCNGNETSCRRKKYAWWCCGCGALAAALGGLLAAQHILLRAYTASPHHLETVPAAVPAAMLVLTGVCIMSLARRRNRYSYMVRKIKVVGACCLVCALTCVLVTITTTVIHMNKLQTLKFCEYTKLTRTCSCFSMPPDSQHSSDDDGVRCVFEGVTDCGVVHGALYWCLRGVFALSVTAVLVCIFSCMLAYQLLSHERKKMYWEQLELRCRSLYRPPTGQAAPATGRPAQNNCSCCPQCHTTQPAWDFSLQHRFWAPGRIGNLYSPNPGSGRKTSPWSWFPWPRGNSQNSRCRMDGVPQSGDSAYGFCETEQAQNPPQSYEERAYPNFNQPFQRGQTSGTFPQTSQFESAQFSQSAQFSQSGQFAQSSQFQPQNFQPGQIGYQEGFSDGNTSFDAQTGVWGPPPPYSPQGRSGSRHHLHHQDPATTTLLHHHHIDVHRTINPHELTNVQPHTCTRSSYHSQERINPELVRINPDLVRINPELVRVNPELVRMHPELARLNPEYRLNQELQMYPEEGQERFNTLRGHLVPYRNCPRSLGLSAGNIHRDCRDDVMECVHQKSCSKVSDQSGDSCQKQGKENLAFQNDKQSPIRSSMQDCHRGVNQNTESEVYFADVSSCCNADCCVNPNLSALVGTIENHPESTSESDTGSFTLTRQQRPQPQVGSKRRPRQTDKKSEKMRPDLNSSIRLTEQQIEQLNSSMRMSDRNIERIERIDSRDRLHDRSDRMNDSRIDRSDRSNDSRIDRSDRMNDSRIDRSDRMNDSRIDRSDRMNDSRIDRCDRINDSRLDRSDRMNDSRAERCDRHNDSRIERMNDSRIDRCERMNDSRIDRSDRLNDSRISRVVERIDMDVSDSRDRLNDSRVERISESSRIDRMERTNDSRDRTSDILNESRGSRFEDRRMSDLNSSIRVEGSPKMRPHISPLKIKRSPKTQIEREFAPIISPLSPNTDESLLSDEDGRPEIVYSNEPEAKCLGPDSQYEPENINKEELKTNHHHCYSDTNTMDSGWQSGSEKQVTD
- the LOC125055008 gene encoding uncharacterized protein LOC125055008 isoform X4, translated to MSMADVTSARSSPAPDACPECDTAASVTSDLHKYQVACTCKPASAQYACADDPGPPPPAKTDTPPALPPRPPTSVLATNRRNNASVGCNGNETSCRRKKYAWWCCGCGALAAALGGLLAAQHILLRAYTASPHHLETVPAAVPAAMLVLTGVCIMSLARRRNRYSYMIKVVGACCLVCALTCVLVTITTTVIHMNKLQTLKFCEYTKLTRTCSCFSMPPDSQHSSDDDGVRCVFEGVTDCGVVHGALYWCLRGVFALSVTAVLVCIFSCMLAYQLLSHERKKMYWEQLELRCRSLYRPPTGQAAPATGRPAQNNCSCCPQCHTTQPAWDFSLQHRFWAPGRIGNLYSPNPGSGRKTSPWSWFPWPRGNSQNSRCRMDGVPQSGDSAYGFCETEQAQNPPQSYEERAYPNFNQPFQRGQTSGTFPQTSQFESAQFSQSAQFSQSGQFAQSSQFQPQNFQPGQIGYQEGFSDGNTSFDAQTGVWGPPPPYSPQGRSGSRHHLHHQDPATTTLLHHHHIDVHRTINPHELTNVQPHTCTRSSYHSQERINPELVRINPDLVRINPELVRVNPELVRMHPELARLNPEYRLNQELQMYPEEGQERFNTLRGHLVPYRNCPRSLGLSAGNIHRDCRDDVMECVHQKSCSKVSDQSGDSCQKQGKENLAFQNDKQSPIRSSMQDCHRGVNQNTESEVYFADVSSCCNADCCVNPNLSALVGTIENHPESTSESDTGSFTLTRQQRPQPQVGSKRRPRQTDKKSEKMRPDLNSSIRLTEQQIEQLNSSMRMSDRNIERIERIDSRDRLHDRSERSNDSRIDRSDRMNDSRIDRSDRSNDSRIDRSDRMNDSRIDRSDRMNDSRIDRSDRMNDSRIDRCDRINDSRLDRSDRMNDSRAERCDRHNDSRIERMNDSRIDRCERMNDSRIDRSDRLNDSRISRVVERIDMDVSDSRDRLNDSRVERISESSRIDRMERTNDSRDRTSDILNESRGSRFEDRRMSDLNSSIRVEGSPKMRPHISPLKIKRSPKTQIEREFAPIISPLSPNTDESLLSDEDGRPEIVYSNEPEAKCLGPDSQYEPENINKEELKTNHHHCYSDTNTMDSGWQSGSEKQVTD
- the LOC125055008 gene encoding uncharacterized protein LOC125055008 isoform X2, producing the protein MSMADVTSARSSPAPDACPECDTAASVTSDLHKYQVACTCKPASAQYACADDPGPPPPAKTDTPPALPPRPPTSVLATNRRNNASVGCNGNETSCRRKKYAWWCCGCGALAAALGGLLAAQHILLRAYTASPHHLETVPAAVPAAMLVLTGVCIMSLARRRNRYSYMVRKIKVVGACCLVCALTCVLVTITTTVIHMNKLQTLKFCEYTKLTRTCSCFSMPPDSQHSSDDDVRCVFEGVTDCGVVHGALYWCLRGVFALSVTAVLVCIFSCMLAYQLLSHERKKMYWEQLELRCRSLYRPPTGQAAPATGRPAQNNCSCCPQCHTTQPAWDFSLQHRFWAPGRIGNLYSPNPGSGRKTSPWSWFPWPRGNSQNSRCRMDGVPQSGDSAYGFCETEQAQNPPQSYEERAYPNFNQPFQRGQTSGTFPQTSQFESAQFSQSAQFSQSGQFAQSSQFQPQNFQPGQIGYQEGFSDGNTSFDAQTGVWGPPPPYSPQGRSGSRHHLHHQDPATTTLLHHHHIDVHRTINPHELTNVQPHTCTRSSYHSQERINPELVRINPDLVRINPELVRVNPELVRMHPELARLNPEYRLNQELQMYPEEGQERFNTLRGHLVPYRNCPRSLGLSAGNIHRDCRDDVMECVHQKSCSKVSDQSGDSCQKQGKENLAFQNDKQSPIRSSMQDCHRGVNQNTESEVYFADVSSCCNADCCVNPNLSALVGTIENHPESTSESDTGSFTLTRQQRPQPQVGSKRRPRQTDKKSEKMRPDLNSSIRLTEQQIEQLNSSMRMSDRNIERIERIDSRDRLHDRSERSNDSRIDRSDRMNDSRIDRSDRSNDSRIDRSDRMNDSRIDRSDRMNDSRIDRSDRMNDSRIDRCDRINDSRLDRSDRMNDSRAERCDRHNDSRIERMNDSRIDRCERMNDSRIDRSDRLNDSRISRVVERIDMDVSDSRDRLNDSRVERISESSRIDRMERTNDSRDRTSDILNESRGSRFEDRRMSDLNSSIRVEGSPKMRPHISPLKIKRSPKTQIEREFAPIISPLSPNTDESLLSDEDGRPEIVYSNEPEAKCLGPDSQYEPENINKEELKTNHHHCYSDTNTMDSGWQSGSEKQVTD